A window of Castanea sativa cultivar Marrone di Chiusa Pesio chromosome 1, ASM4071231v1 contains these coding sequences:
- the LOC142622511 gene encoding uncharacterized protein At4g06744-like: MMLRTLISALLILCSYSLHGLAQPAKCPPQRCPIISAPPRPRPPVYPRPRPPLYPPGLHLMPRRDPRNPGPLSNRARILFITQELKRNITYDPQNYTGTWVGNNYCLFKGFFCDTVPDLNITGLARITFNGARFGGTFLNFYRFIRNLPDLAIFHANSNNFSGPINNNLRQLRYLYELDLSNNRFLGRFPSSVLGATNLTFVDLRFNTYAGVIPPGLFNIDTNVLFINNNGFAQKIPATLGNTPALYLTLANNKFTGEIPRTIGRTWNTLLEVLFLNNRLNGCLPYEIGYLQKSTVFDVGGNLLTGPIPQSFGCLFKMELLNLAHNQFYGTIPESLCRLPNAYNFSLSYNFFTQVGPVCRRLIRAKRLDVRRNCITGLPQQKSAAECTRFFARPRSCPRESTFSIVPCRLATTGESLEEEEFEVIPTIDEMTPPSPTTYGALTKPHH, translated from the coding sequence ATGATGCTCCGAACACTTATTTCAGCTTTACTCATCCTTTGTTCCTATTCTCTGCATGGCCTAGCCCAACCTGCTAAATGTCCTCCACAAAGATGTCCCATAATATCAGCACCCCCTCGACCACGACCACCAGTATACCCTCGACCACGACCACCACTATACCCACCAGGACTTCATCTCATGCCTCGTCGAGACCCAAGAAATCCTGGACCATTGTCCAATAGAGCCAGAATTCTATTCATCACCCAAGAACTCAAAAGAAACATCACCTATGACCCACAAAACTATACTGGCACTTGGGTTGGAAACAACTATTGCCTTTTCAAAGGGTTCTTTTGTGACACTGTCCCTGACTTGAACATCACTGGGCTCGCTCGCATTACCTTCAATGGCGCAAGATTTGGTGGTACTTTCTTGAACTTTTATCGCTTTATTCGAAATTTGCCAGACCTTGCTATCTTCCATGCCAATTCTAACAACTTTAGTGGACCTATTAATAATAACCTCAGACAATTACGTTATCTATACGAGCTGGATTTGAGTAACAACAGGTTCCTTGGACGATTTCCATCTAGTGTCCTAGGTGCTACAAATTTAACATTTGTGGATCTTAGGTTCAACACTTATGCTGGGGTAATCCCACCTGGGCTATTCAACATTGACACAAACGTGTTGTTTATCAACAACAACGGGTTCGCTCAGAAAATTCCAGCCACATTAGGTAACACACCAGCTTTGTACCTCACACTTGCCAACAACAAGTTCACTGGTGAAATCCCACGCACTATTGGCCGAACTTGGAACACACTACTCGAAGTTCTCTTCTTGAACAACAGGTTGAACGGTTGTTTGCCTTATGAAATTGGCTACTTGCAAAAGTCCACAGTGTTTGATGTTGGTGGCAATTTATTGACGGGTCCAATTCCACAATCATTTGGGTGTTTGTTCAAGATGGAGTTGCTCAATCTGGCTCACAATCAGTTCTATGGGACTATTCCAGAATCACTATGCAGGTTACCAAATGCGTACAATTTTTCATTGTCTTACAATTTCTTCACACAAGTAGGGCCTGTGTGTAGGAGATTGATCAGAGCAAAGAGGCTTGATGTGAGGAGAAACTGCATTACTGGGCTTCCACAGCAGAAATCAGCAGCTGAGTGTACACGTTTCTTTGCTAGGCCTAGAAGCTGCCCAAGGGAGAGTACTTTCAGCATTGTTCCTTGTAGGCTTGCTACTACTGGTGAGTCTTTGGAAGAAGAGGAATTTGAGGTTATTCCTACAATTGATGAAATGACTCCACCTTCACCTACGACCTATGGTGCGCTTACAAAGCCTCACCATTGA